Proteins encoded by one window of Candidatus Zixiibacteriota bacterium:
- a CDS encoding PKD domain-containing protein: MEKRICTGLILVSLSILLSGIAFAQVPRVNTMPDGIRNLVAGIDNAYAWPDTPLVVWGNVVGGTAPYTYSWDFGDGSPAVNGSVANPRDIAVSHAYTSMGPKYAALIVTDSHGLSDTDQVRIDVVSSDSSALVNRAIEKGLKYLYLHNYGSIGWQGWGAEGQYRPGAFGMEVLAFLNRGHLATNDPDEDIYAEHVQRGFDIMFSLAYSQSIGVQTHGNPDTDGDGLGIYFSDGTRPLYETGIALMAIVASGTPDRVISSGSASVLGRTYIDVAGDVADYLGWAQNDAGAGRGGWRYTPNRSDADNSVTQWPAIGLEAAESVWGVTIPSFVKLELLVWATYSQNANGGFGYDWNGYPNDGRTGAGLCILSFCDVSYTNLRIQKTLTYLNNSWVQGCNVTDGNLGNYYAMYGIAKGCRIAVDSLGNPSEIAVIGSHYWQQEYNSYLITHQAADGHWDGCNYGSNLLDTDFGILILLHGITRWPVAVIKAPASIPASTSFEVDGSHSYHMDTSKAIVEWLWDFDEANGIDWSQADASGKTVTDPGYPLLQGTLADTFMITLRVKDNSIPPMYSTAKHRIIVDTLNHPPVADVGGPYAARVGDTIKFDGTNSFDPDPGDHIASYCWDLDGDNVFCDCTDSICFKSWSTVHSGYVGLIVTDTYGAMSRDTSWVTVWTSNMDVGVDSAALFFSQPHPGSGDTVFVRAAIYCDSLSDPVSDIAVRFFDGDPENPLNKIGDDQSIASMSARQVDTVEVKWVVPEGLPRMVYVVVDPDGKIEEYNELNNFDSISVGLGNCKADITPQPIYAYYENSVEPMAATIYLEDPEANYTVDDIDPASIKVNTSIIPISTEILDSCPGYSGKVMKIVISMADFIVSFPIFWDTTYYQYTLQGKYKDGSTFQQGCEVMMIGHRSGDVNGDGNVTILDIAYLVKYLYLNGPAPVPVVQSGDVNSSGNVNIADISYLVKYLFKNGPEPVCPPVKR, encoded by the coding sequence ATGGAAAAGAGAATTTGCACGGGTTTGATCCTGGTGTCACTGAGCATATTGTTATCGGGGATTGCATTCGCTCAGGTTCCTCGCGTCAATACCATGCCTGATGGTATTCGTAACCTGGTGGCCGGCATCGATAACGCTTACGCCTGGCCTGATACCCCTTTGGTAGTATGGGGCAACGTTGTTGGAGGTACCGCGCCCTATACTTATTCGTGGGACTTTGGTGACGGCTCTCCGGCCGTTAATGGTAGCGTTGCCAATCCGCGCGATATTGCAGTCTCGCACGCTTACACTTCGATGGGGCCCAAATATGCCGCCCTGATTGTGACCGATTCCCACGGTTTGTCTGATACCGATCAGGTCAGAATCGATGTTGTGTCATCCGACAGCTCCGCGCTGGTCAATCGGGCCATAGAAAAAGGGCTGAAATATCTATATCTTCACAATTATGGATCCATCGGTTGGCAAGGTTGGGGCGCGGAAGGTCAGTATCGGCCTGGAGCATTCGGAATGGAGGTCCTCGCCTTTCTGAATCGCGGACATCTCGCCACGAACGATCCTGATGAAGATATATATGCCGAACATGTACAGCGGGGTTTTGACATAATGTTTTCGCTTGCCTATAGTCAGAGTATCGGAGTCCAAACGCACGGTAATCCTGATACCGATGGCGATGGGTTAGGAATTTACTTCAGTGATGGGACAAGGCCGCTATATGAGACCGGCATAGCCCTTATGGCAATTGTGGCCAGCGGCACCCCTGACCGTGTCATCAGTTCCGGCTCGGCCTCTGTCCTTGGACGAACTTATATCGACGTTGCCGGCGATGTGGCCGATTATCTTGGCTGGGCGCAAAATGATGCAGGCGCGGGGCGAGGCGGCTGGCGATATACGCCCAACCGCAGTGACGCCGACAATTCTGTTACTCAGTGGCCCGCCATTGGTCTGGAGGCTGCGGAAAGCGTTTGGGGAGTCACTATACCATCCTTTGTCAAGCTGGAACTCCTGGTTTGGGCGACCTACAGCCAGAATGCCAATGGCGGTTTTGGCTATGACTGGAATGGATACCCCAACGATGGCCGCACAGGGGCCGGTCTCTGCATTCTTTCCTTTTGTGATGTCTCCTATACAAACCTGCGGATACAGAAGACCCTGACCTATCTAAACAATAGTTGGGTGCAGGGGTGCAACGTCACCGATGGAAATCTCGGTAATTACTATGCCATGTACGGGATAGCCAAAGGATGCCGTATCGCCGTCGATAGCCTTGGAAACCCAAGTGAAATTGCGGTCATTGGTAGCCACTACTGGCAGCAGGAGTATAATAGTTACCTGATAACCCACCAAGCCGCTGACGGACATTGGGACGGCTGCAACTATGGGAGCAATCTTCTGGATACCGACTTCGGAATCCTTATTCTTCTCCATGGAATAACCCGCTGGCCGGTGGCCGTAATCAAGGCACCTGCTTCAATACCGGCAAGCACTTCTTTCGAGGTCGATGGTAGCCATTCCTATCATATGGATACGTCCAAAGCTATAGTTGAATGGCTCTGGGATTTCGACGAAGCTAACGGTATCGATTGGAGCCAGGCCGATGCAAGCGGGAAAACAGTTACCGACCCCGGTTATCCCCTGCTGCAGGGAACACTGGCCGACACTTTCATGATCACCCTGCGTGTCAAGGATAATAGTATCCCTCCAATGTATAGCACTGCCAAGCACAGGATCATAGTTGACACTCTCAATCATCCCCCTGTTGCCGATGTTGGCGGTCCTTACGCGGCTCGGGTCGGTGATACAATTAAATTTGACGGTACAAACTCTTTTGATCCTGATCCGGGTGACCACATTGCCAGTTATTGCTGGGACCTTGATGGCGATAATGTTTTCTGTGACTGCACAGATTCTATTTGTTTCAAGTCCTGGTCCACTGTCCACTCGGGTTACGTAGGTCTAATTGTGACCGATACGTACGGAGCCATGTCAAGAGACACATCCTGGGTAACCGTCTGGACATCCAACATGGACGTCGGCGTTGATTCTGCTGCTTTGTTCTTTTCCCAACCCCATCCTGGATCGGGTGACACGGTGTTTGTCAGAGCGGCCATATACTGCGACTCTCTCTCAGACCCGGTTTCCGATATTGCGGTAAGATTCTTTGATGGTGACCCGGAGAATCCTCTCAATAAAATAGGTGATGACCAGTCAATTGCATCGATGTCGGCGCGCCAGGTTGACACCGTCGAGGTCAAATGGGTCGTTCCCGAGGGACTTCCGAGGATGGTATATGTTGTCGTAGATCCTGACGGCAAAATCGAGGAGTATAATGAGCTAAATAACTTTGACTCAATTTCAGTTGGATTGGGTAACTGCAAGGCGGACATCACTCCTCAACCGATCTATGCCTATTACGAAAACTCGGTCGAGCCTATGGCCGCTACGATCTATCTGGAGGATCCCGAGGCGAATTATACCGTAGATGATATTGATCCGGCAAGCATCAAAGTCAACACTTCTATTATCCCGATATCGACGGAAATCCTTGATTCGTGCCCTGGATATTCCGGAAAGGTGATGAAGATTGTCATTTCCATGGCTGATTTCATCGTGAGTTTTCCAATTTTCTGGGATACTACTTATTATCAGTATACGCTTCAGGGGAAATATAAGGATGGCAGCACATTCCAGCAGGGATGTGAGGTGATGATGATCGGCCACAGATCCGGGGATGTTAATGGTGACGGTAATGTTACTATTTTGGACATCGCCTATCTCGTTAAATATCTCTATCTCAATGGTCCCGCTCCGGTTCCAGTCGTCCAAAGCGGAGATGTGAATAGCTCGGGGAATGTGAATATAGCTGATATCTCATATTTGGTTAAATATCTATTCAAGAACGGACCCGAACCTGTCTGCCCGCCTGTCAAGCGATGA